A window of Nitrospirota bacterium contains these coding sequences:
- a CDS encoding ATP synthase subunit I — MVRRVHKQAFVVLPVLAAVCALIEPRELPLSVLVGGLLGLANLKGLQVGLERLLGSDRPAAKLWVLGMFRLFLVSAVIILLARARAVNLVALAGGFTVVIFLLVVEGVRTVRRDSLGSSGKL, encoded by the coding sequence GTGGTAAGAAGGGTTCATAAGCAGGCGTTCGTCGTCCTGCCCGTGCTGGCCGCCGTTTGCGCCCTCATCGAGCCCCGTGAGCTTCCCTTGAGCGTGCTCGTGGGCGGCCTGCTCGGCCTTGCCAACCTGAAGGGGCTTCAGGTGGGGCTTGAGCGCCTCCTGGGCAGCGACCGGCCCGCGGCCAAGCTCTGGGTGCTGGGGATGTTCCGCCTGTTTCTGGTCTCCGCCGTCATCATCCTGCTGGCCCGGGCCCGGGCCGTGAATTTGGTGGCCCTGGCCGGAGGGTTTACCGTGGTCATCTTCCTGTTGGTCGTGGAAGGCGTCAGAACGGTGAGAAGAGACTCCCTGGGCTCCTCAGGCAAGCTGTGA
- a CDS encoding AtpZ/AtpI family protein produces MEKPLMRQLWRASMVGINLVAATFVGFVIGYYLDKWLGTRPWLTLVFLLLGIITGFRDLFRMAREAGGSGKKGS; encoded by the coding sequence ATGGAGAAACCGCTTATGCGCCAGCTCTGGCGTGCCAGCATGGTGGGCATCAACCTGGTGGCGGCCACCTTCGTGGGGTTCGTCATCGGCTACTACCTGGACAAGTGGCTGGGCACCCGGCCCTGGCTCACCCTCGTGTTTCTCCTCCTGGGCATCATCACCGGCTTCCGGGACCTTTTCCGGATGGCCCGGGAGGCAGGGGGCAGTGGTAAGAAGGGTTCATAA
- a CDS encoding HAD-IIIA family hydrolase has protein sequence MRKKPVVCLDRDGTLIYDTREHLYLGHDEDWRGRVRLLPKVVEGVKLLRTIPEVALYMVTNQPGVAIRDFPRLTRERAHEVCRYVLEALRERGAPLDGYFLCPHASPEYVREYPQYGFREELVCRCACIKPALGMVFDALASEGLSLKEARLAVIGDRATDVETALRAGGTGILIPFINQPGEDEKVKGLTPRGRVHIAPDMQEAARFLLSRGPC, from the coding sequence ATGCGGAAGAAACCCGTGGTCTGCCTCGACCGGGACGGTACCCTGATATACGATACGCGGGAGCACCTGTACCTGGGCCATGATGAAGACTGGAGGGGCCGGGTGCGGCTGCTGCCGAAGGTCGTCGAGGGCGTGAAGCTCCTCAGGACCATCCCGGAGGTGGCCCTCTATATGGTGACGAACCAGCCGGGAGTGGCCATACGGGACTTCCCGCGTCTTACCCGTGAACGGGCCCACGAGGTTTGCCGCTATGTCCTGGAGGCTCTCCGGGAGCGGGGCGCACCTCTGGACGGCTATTTCCTCTGTCCGCACGCAAGCCCCGAGTATGTCCGAGAGTATCCGCAATACGGTTTCCGGGAGGAGCTGGTCTGCCGTTGCGCGTGCATAAAGCCCGCCCTGGGGATGGTCTTCGACGCCCTTGCCTCCGAGGGTCTCTCTCTGAAAGAGGCGCGCCTCGCCGTCATAGGGGACCGGGCCACCGACGTGGAGACCGCTCTTCGCGCCGGCGGCACCGGAATTCTCATCCCCTTTATAAACCAGCCCGGCGAGGATGAGAAGGTAAAGGGCCTGACGCCCCGGGGCCGCGTGCATATCGCCCCGGACATGCAGGAGGCGGCCCGGTTCCTTCTGTCCCGCGGGCCCTGCTGA
- the nrfD gene encoding polysulfide reductase NrfD, which yields MTGLEAHAAEVHGAAWTIKEMFVYPNEYIYWSIQIVLYPFMTGLVAGAFVLSSLYHVFGRTELKDMARFSLLFSFALLVAAPMPLLFHLLQPQRGVFVFFTPHFTSAIAAFGIVFFTYSAIVASEIWFVSRTFFVHEIERLRNAEGICNRVRYCCYRGMSLGAYDMGPGADQADHKAIKILSGIGIPVACFLHGYAGFIFGSVKANALWMTPLMPVIFIMSAIVSGIALCMLTYIIIMEYRKLRALRNRKPWMPAKDIAGVEIETVKITARYLVGFMVAAISLELLDLVFRGYTAVKSWDILRAVIYERDFIDIFILQYGIGNLLPFIMLLWPRLTVRRAVVALVLVLMGVFMMRWNVVIGGQSFSLTFAGFMHYHMPFMPHNLETYREGFFGLLTILVLPFVLLWLVNKLVPVLSGGEEETSGH from the coding sequence ATGACTGGATTGGAAGCACACGCCGCCGAAGTTCACGGCGCGGCCTGGACCATCAAGGAGATGTTCGTCTATCCGAACGAGTACATCTACTGGAGCATTCAGATCGTGCTGTATCCGTTCATGACCGGCCTGGTGGCCGGGGCCTTCGTTCTCTCGTCGCTGTATCACGTGTTCGGCCGGACGGAGCTCAAGGACATGGCCCGGTTCTCCCTCCTGTTCTCCTTCGCGCTCCTGGTGGCCGCTCCCATGCCGCTGCTGTTTCATCTGCTTCAGCCCCAGCGGGGCGTCTTTGTCTTTTTCACGCCGCATTTCACCAGCGCCATCGCGGCCTTCGGCATCGTGTTCTTCACCTACTCGGCCATCGTGGCCTCGGAGATATGGTTCGTCAGCCGCACCTTCTTCGTCCATGAGATCGAGCGCCTGAGGAATGCCGAAGGCATTTGCAACCGGGTCCGCTACTGTTGCTACAGGGGCATGAGCCTGGGTGCCTACGATATGGGCCCCGGCGCCGACCAGGCCGACCACAAGGCCATAAAGATACTCTCCGGGATAGGCATTCCCGTGGCCTGTTTCCTCCACGGGTACGCGGGTTTCATCTTCGGCTCCGTCAAGGCAAACGCCCTGTGGATGACCCCCCTCATGCCGGTCATCTTCATCATGTCGGCCATCGTCTCGGGCATCGCCCTGTGCATGCTCACCTATATCATCATCATGGAGTACAGGAAGCTGCGGGCGCTCAGGAACCGGAAGCCCTGGATGCCGGCCAAGGATATCGCCGGCGTGGAGATAGAGACCGTGAAGATAACCGCCAGGTACCTGGTGGGCTTCATGGTGGCGGCCATCAGCCTGGAGCTCCTGGACCTGGTCTTCCGCGGCTACACGGCGGTCAAGAGCTGGGACATCCTCCGGGCGGTCATCTACGAGAGGGACTTCATCGACATATTCATCCTCCAGTACGGGATTGGCAACCTGCTGCCCTTCATCATGCTTCTCTGGCCCCGGCTTACGGTGCGGCGGGCCGTGGTGGCGCTTGTCCTCGTGCTCATGGGCGTGTTCATGATGCGGTGGAACGTCGTCATCGGCGGGCAGAGCTTCTCGCTCACCTTCGCCGGGTTCATGCACTACCATATGCCCTTCATGCCGCATAACCTGGAGACGTACAGGGAGGGGTTCTTCGGACTTCTGACCATCCTGGTCCTTCCCTTCGTGCTTCTGTGGCTCGTCAACAAGTTGGTCCCCGTTCTTTCGGGGGGCGAGGAAGAGACCTCCGGGCACTGA
- a CDS encoding 4Fe-4S dicluster domain-containing protein, with protein sequence MISRRDFIRLSLLAGAGAGLGVGTVRAQETAGPRSRWVFLVDTMKCVGCGLCVKACKLENEVPYDLPVTRTWVERYVITGEGQISVDGKGRSVEAGTVFADTPMGARDGYKQNVFHNYTELGSNVVVPPDMIAKSFFVPKLCNQCDKPPCVQVCPVGATFKTADGVVLVDRTWCIGCGYCIMACPYGVRFFHPVYRVAEKCTWCYHRIVKGMKPACVMACPFEARRFGEANKPDDPVAQVVETDRVAVLKPEFGTRPLVYYLGLDENVR encoded by the coding sequence ATGATATCGAGAAGAGATTTCATACGGCTTTCCCTCTTGGCCGGCGCGGGCGCCGGGTTGGGAGTGGGCACGGTCAGGGCGCAGGAGACGGCCGGACCGCGTTCGCGGTGGGTTTTCCTCGTGGACACCATGAAGTGCGTGGGCTGCGGCCTGTGCGTAAAGGCGTGCAAGCTCGAAAACGAGGTGCCCTACGACCTGCCGGTCACCCGCACCTGGGTGGAGCGCTATGTCATCACCGGGGAAGGGCAGATCAGCGTAGACGGCAAGGGCAGGTCCGTCGAGGCGGGCACCGTGTTCGCCGATACGCCCATGGGGGCCCGGGATGGATACAAGCAGAACGTCTTCCATAATTATACGGAGCTGGGCTCCAACGTGGTCGTTCCCCCCGACATGATCGCGAAGTCGTTCTTCGTGCCGAAGCTCTGTAACCAGTGCGACAAGCCCCCCTGCGTGCAGGTCTGCCCCGTGGGGGCCACATTCAAGACCGCCGACGGCGTGGTGCTGGTGGACCGCACCTGGTGCATCGGCTGCGGATACTGCATCATGGCCTGCCCGTACGGCGTGCGGTTCTTCCACCCCGTTTACAGGGTGGCCGAAAAGTGCACCTGGTGCTATCACAGGATCGTCAAGGGCATGAAGCCGGCCTGTGTCATGGCCTGCCCCTTCGAGGCACGGCGCTTCGGTGAGGCGAACAAACCCGACGACCCGGTGGCACAGGTGGTCGAGACCGACCGCGTCGCGGTGCTGAAACCCGAATTCGGAACCAGGCCCCTGGTCTACTATCTGGGCTTGGACGAGAACGTAAGGTGA
- a CDS encoding cytochrome c3 family protein, with translation MKSYVLRPLYVVIAFVCIILLARVFVVPKDFGIGERGFMYGWHRKGAEDFWRNFKVKYQTREYCEGCHAQKYETIMASPHAIIQCENCHGPAVDHPVKPEKLTIDRRRDLCLRCHAYLPYPTSGRRVIPPINNDEHYPDTECVQCHNPHSPGF, from the coding sequence ATGAAATCCTACGTTCTCCGTCCTCTTTATGTCGTCATAGCTTTTGTGTGCATCATTCTCCTCGCCAGGGTCTTTGTCGTCCCCAAGGACTTCGGCATCGGGGAACGCGGTTTCATGTACGGCTGGCACAGGAAGGGAGCCGAAGATTTCTGGCGTAACTTCAAGGTGAAGTACCAGACCCGCGAGTACTGCGAGGGCTGCCATGCACAGAAATACGAGACCATCATGGCCAGCCCTCATGCCATCATCCAGTGCGAGAACTGCCACGGTCCGGCCGTCGACCACCCGGTGAAGCCCGAGAAGCTCACCATCGACCGCAGGCGGGACCTGTGCCTTCGGTGCCACGCCTACCTGCCGTACCCCACCTCGGGGCGGCGGGTGATACCTCCCATTAACAATGACGAGCACTATCCGGATACGGAGTGCGTACAGTGTCACAATCCGCACAGCCCGGGGTTTTGA